A region from the Arthrobacter roseus genome encodes:
- a CDS encoding glycoside hydrolase family 15 protein, translated as MASPIEDYALISDLHTGALLSRDGSMDWLCFPRYDSGSSFAALLGTKDHGRWLLAPSSSPSSSSSENGASVVSRTYIQGTFVLQTQWRTDSGEVLVTEFMPVGDRRASVIRRVEGISGRVTMGHELEIRFGYGSILPWVSKAHDDDGKLLLAIAGPDALVLRAPDLPKASGHSHIGEFTVEQGQSYDMELVWYPSHREPPRMIDVDQMLKDTVSYWQGWSASCVERGRFDAIVQRSLLVLRALTHEDTGGIVAAATTSLPETFGGERNWDYRYCWLRDAALTLTAMMTHGLQEEALQWRNWLLRAIAGDPADLQIMYGVAGERRLPELELKHLPGYADSTPVRIGNGAVTQYQADVVGEVMVALEKLRELGVKEDHFSWPLQRALLTYVEENYAEKDHGIWEMRGEKQYFTHSRVMMWAALNSGVRAVLDHGLKGPVEKWKKLQDTLHEEIMEHGYNREIGSFTQTYGSTHVDASLLQLPQVGFIDYDDELMLSTVERLEKDLVFDSGLILRYRTDSGMDGLSGQEYPFLACSFWLVEQYARSNRYDEADGLMNKLVGYCNELGLMSEEYDTEEMRMAGNFPQAFSHLALVRAADAMHGIKQDPKD; from the coding sequence ATGGCATCTCCAATCGAGGACTACGCGCTCATTTCGGACCTGCACACCGGTGCACTGTTGTCGCGGGACGGAAGTATGGACTGGTTGTGCTTCCCGCGGTATGACTCGGGATCCTCTTTCGCTGCTCTTCTAGGCACCAAAGACCACGGTCGATGGCTCCTGGCGCCGTCGTCGTCGCCGTCGTCGTCGTCGTCGGAAAACGGTGCATCCGTCGTCAGCCGCACCTACATCCAAGGTACGTTCGTCCTCCAGACGCAGTGGCGGACGGACAGTGGCGAAGTGCTCGTCACCGAGTTCATGCCGGTGGGGGACCGACGCGCATCAGTGATCCGCCGCGTCGAGGGCATCAGCGGACGCGTCACGATGGGCCACGAACTTGAAATCCGCTTCGGTTACGGAAGCATCCTGCCGTGGGTGAGTAAAGCACACGACGACGACGGCAAACTCCTGCTCGCCATCGCAGGCCCTGACGCGCTGGTGCTAAGGGCCCCGGATTTGCCCAAGGCATCAGGGCACAGTCACATCGGTGAGTTCACTGTGGAGCAGGGCCAGAGCTATGACATGGAGCTGGTCTGGTACCCGTCTCACCGTGAGCCTCCTCGAATGATCGACGTCGACCAGATGCTGAAGGACACCGTCAGTTATTGGCAGGGGTGGAGTGCCAGCTGTGTGGAGCGTGGTCGGTTCGATGCGATCGTGCAACGTTCCTTACTGGTCCTGCGCGCTCTGACGCATGAGGATACGGGCGGCATCGTTGCCGCGGCGACCACCTCTTTGCCGGAGACCTTCGGCGGAGAGCGCAATTGGGACTACCGTTACTGCTGGTTGCGCGATGCCGCGCTGACGCTCACGGCCATGATGACCCATGGGTTGCAGGAAGAGGCCCTGCAATGGCGGAATTGGCTGTTGCGCGCCATCGCGGGGGATCCTGCCGATCTGCAGATCATGTACGGAGTCGCGGGGGAAAGGCGTCTGCCGGAACTCGAACTCAAGCACCTGCCCGGCTACGCCGACTCCACGCCAGTACGGATTGGAAACGGTGCGGTCACTCAGTACCAGGCCGACGTCGTGGGCGAAGTCATGGTGGCGCTGGAGAAGCTGCGTGAACTGGGCGTCAAGGAGGATCATTTCTCCTGGCCGCTCCAGCGAGCTCTCCTGACCTATGTGGAGGAAAACTACGCCGAGAAAGACCACGGTATCTGGGAGATGCGGGGCGAAAAGCAGTACTTCACGCATTCACGGGTGATGATGTGGGCTGCACTGAACAGTGGCGTTCGCGCAGTTCTCGACCACGGGCTGAAAGGGCCCGTCGAAAAATGGAAGAAGCTCCAGGACACGCTGCACGAAGAAATCATGGAGCACGGCTATAACCGTGAGATCGGTTCCTTCACCCAAACGTACGGCTCCACTCATGTGGACGCTTCGTTGCTGCAGCTGCCCCAGGTGGGCTTCATCGATTACGACGACGAGCTGATGCTTTCCACCGTCGAGCGGCTGGAGAAGGACCTGGTGTTCGATAGCGGTCTGATTTTGCGCTACCGCACGGACAGCGGCATGGACGGATTGTCCGGGCAGGAATACCCGTTCCTTGCATGTTCTTTTTGGCTCGTGGAGCAGTACGCCCGGTCTAACCGCTATGACGAGGCAGACGGGCTCATGAACAAACTCGTTGGATACTGCAACGAACTGGGCCTGATGAGCGAAGAGTACGACACCGAAGAGATGCGGATGGCGGGCAATTTTCCGCAGGCCTTCTCCCACCTGGCGCTTGTGCGGGCAGCTGATGCCATGCATGGCATCAAGCAGGACCCCAAAGACTGA
- a CDS encoding pyridoxamine 5'-phosphate oxidase family protein: MEAEPTPARILTDNECWAFLRDAPVGRLALCIDGQPEIFPINFVVDHGTIVYRTSEGTKSHAAEKSPAALEADGLIAGGTPGSVEEEGPHQETVWSVVVKGSAATIAVTSELIASVRLPLHPWESGRKDRFMRLVPETISGRAFTPTRGEDSRPTR, from the coding sequence ATGGAAGCTGAACCCACACCTGCAAGGATCCTTACCGACAACGAGTGCTGGGCATTCCTGCGTGACGCACCAGTAGGACGTCTTGCGCTCTGCATCGATGGCCAACCGGAGATTTTCCCCATCAACTTCGTCGTTGACCATGGAACTATCGTTTACAGAACATCCGAGGGCACCAAATCACACGCGGCGGAGAAATCACCAGCAGCCCTGGAAGCAGACGGACTGATTGCAGGTGGCACCCCAGGAAGCGTTGAGGAAGAGGGACCGCATCAAGAAACTGTCTGGAGCGTTGTGGTCAAAGGTAGCGCCGCAACGATTGCCGTGACCTCAGAGCTCATAGCCAGTGTGCGTTTGCCGCTACACCCTTGGGAAAGCGGGCGGAAGGACCGGTTTATGCGCCTCGTCCCAGAAACAATCAGTGGTCGAGCGTTCACGCCGACCCGCGGCGAAGACTCCAGGCCCACGCGATAA
- a CDS encoding zinc-dependent alcohol dehydrogenase, whose amino-acid sequence MKAVTWQARRSVSVEEVPDPKILEPTDVIIKISSTAICGSDLHLYEVLTPFMTPGDIIGHESMGTVEEVGPGVNNLVVGDRVVIPFNIACGTCWMCRRGLQSQCETTQVRNQGSGAAMFGYSQLYGAVPGGQAQYLRVPHADYGPIKVGSELPDDRYLFLSDIIPTAWQGVKYANVPDGGTLAVYGLGPVGQFAARIGTHLGYRVIGVDLVPERRTMAERHGVETLDFTKHTGDELREMTDGRGPDSVVDAVGMEAHGSPVAAAAQAAVGLLPDKIAQKAMSTMGSDRLAALHGAIDAVRRGGTLSLSGVYGGQTSPMPMLTMFDKQLSVRMGQCNVKNWIDDVLPLVEDPADPLGTADLVTHRVGIDEAPAMYETFQKKQDGCIKVVLEPNR is encoded by the coding sequence ATGAAGGCAGTCACGTGGCAGGCACGCCGGTCCGTGAGCGTCGAAGAGGTACCGGACCCGAAAATCCTGGAACCCACCGACGTCATTATCAAGATCAGTTCAACCGCGATCTGCGGCTCCGACCTCCACCTCTATGAAGTGCTCACCCCCTTCATGACCCCCGGCGACATCATCGGTCACGAGTCCATGGGAACCGTGGAAGAAGTGGGCCCGGGCGTAAACAACCTCGTCGTCGGTGACCGCGTGGTCATCCCCTTCAACATTGCCTGCGGCACCTGCTGGATGTGCCGCCGAGGCCTCCAGTCCCAGTGCGAGACCACGCAGGTCCGTAATCAGGGTAGCGGCGCCGCGATGTTCGGCTACTCGCAGCTCTACGGCGCGGTCCCCGGCGGGCAGGCGCAGTACCTGCGCGTACCTCACGCGGATTACGGCCCCATCAAGGTAGGCAGCGAACTTCCCGATGACCGCTACCTCTTCCTCTCGGACATCATTCCCACCGCCTGGCAGGGAGTGAAGTACGCCAACGTGCCCGACGGCGGCACGCTCGCCGTCTACGGACTCGGTCCGGTGGGGCAGTTCGCGGCTCGAATCGGAACGCACCTCGGTTACCGGGTCATCGGCGTCGACCTAGTCCCCGAACGCCGCACCATGGCAGAGCGGCACGGCGTGGAAACATTGGATTTCACCAAGCACACCGGAGACGAACTTCGAGAGATGACTGATGGCCGCGGACCGGACTCGGTGGTTGACGCCGTCGGGATGGAAGCGCACGGGTCCCCTGTGGCAGCCGCTGCCCAGGCCGCCGTCGGGTTGCTGCCGGACAAGATCGCGCAGAAGGCCATGTCGACGATGGGATCAGACAGGCTCGCCGCGCTGCATGGTGCTATCGATGCAGTACGTCGCGGCGGAACACTCTCCCTCAGCGGCGTTTACGGTGGGCAGACCAGCCCCATGCCGATGCTCACCATGTTCGACAAGCAACTGAGTGTTCGGATGGGTCAGTGCAACGTGAAGAACTGGATCGACGACGTCCTGCCGCTGGTCGAGGACCCTGCTGATCCACTGGGAACGGCGGACCTGGTGACGCACCGTGTAGGCATTGACGAAGCGCCGGCCATGTACGAGACGTTTCAGAAGAAGCAAGACGGCTGCATCAAGGTTGTACTGGAGCCCAACCGTTGA
- a CDS encoding response regulator: MKAVTVFLLDDHELVRLGLRELLEGEGFVVVGESGSAKEATRRIPALSPDVSILDARLPDGSGIEVCRDVRSVDSSLKCVILTSYDDDQALRGAVLAGAAGYILKEILGSDLVGKVRRAAAGESLFEPGMKDRIIAGLRDAPEEDSRLAGLTTQEKKVLALIGGGLTNREIGTELFLAEKTVKNYVSSLLAKLGFQRRTQAAVFISRPADPPR, translated from the coding sequence ATGAAGGCCGTAACCGTGTTCCTACTCGATGACCACGAGTTGGTTCGGTTGGGGCTGCGGGAGTTGTTAGAAGGTGAGGGCTTTGTGGTTGTAGGAGAGTCTGGCTCTGCCAAGGAAGCAACCCGACGGATTCCTGCACTATCACCGGATGTCTCGATCTTGGATGCGAGACTGCCGGACGGGAGCGGCATCGAGGTGTGTCGGGATGTGCGCTCGGTTGATTCGTCCCTCAAGTGCGTCATCCTGACCAGCTACGACGACGATCAGGCGCTTCGGGGTGCGGTGCTTGCTGGCGCAGCCGGCTACATTCTCAAGGAAATCCTCGGATCAGACCTCGTAGGGAAAGTTCGCCGGGCTGCTGCAGGCGAGTCTCTGTTCGAACCAGGGATGAAGGATCGCATCATCGCTGGACTGCGCGACGCACCTGAGGAAGATTCGCGCTTGGCGGGCCTGACAACGCAGGAGAAGAAGGTGCTCGCGTTGATCGGAGGAGGTCTGACAAACCGGGAGATCGGCACCGAGTTGTTTCTGGCGGAGAAGACAGTCAAGAACTATGTGTCCTCGCTTCTGGCGAAGCTTGGCTTCCAGCGTCGTACCCAAGCCGCGGTCTTCATTTCAAGGCCAGCAGATCCACCGCGTTAA
- a CDS encoding GAF domain-containing sensor histidine kinase, translating to MNDYSLASGTPAGIGDLLAAFAAMADDIDLDTVLERVISAACQLVDARFGALGVIGPDRMLSHFITVGLRDDEVQRIGALPTGHGVLGLLMSEPHPVRLSDLRQHLRATGFPANHPQMSSFLGVPIRIHGTVFGNLYLTEKNGGADFSVTDEQLVVALAAAAGVAIENSRLFDEATRRTRWLEGGLNAAHELLEQTDDARNDLELIVHHALYASHSAITMILRDFGANGDIICEAADGMKAGQFVGRSSADSTVLDGMTAASNPLRLTLEDLDLLLPEISQGTIETALCTRLAGTEQRQFLLIARANGSPEFAAVDHEMMRSFTSHVSLALELLRVHREREQEAVFGDRDRIARDLHDVVIQRLFAAGLSIQSLRKFLPDREPLERITAVTAELDATIRELRDTIYSLRSIPQITPTFTSSIFALVADAFDGHELEPVVHLSGPLDAAIDPERADHVRAVVLEALSNALRHASARAITIMLKALPDRLELKITDDGRGFSQISSTSGLSNMRRRAELCGGTLSISSSVGNGTVVLLKVPLTI from the coding sequence ATGAACGATTACTCTCTTGCTTCCGGAACACCTGCTGGTATAGGTGATTTGCTCGCGGCGTTCGCTGCCATGGCCGACGACATCGATCTGGACACAGTCCTCGAGCGTGTCATCTCCGCGGCATGCCAGTTGGTCGATGCCCGTTTCGGAGCCTTGGGCGTCATTGGACCGGATCGCATGCTCAGCCACTTCATTACCGTCGGACTCCGGGATGACGAGGTCCAGAGGATCGGTGCTCTTCCCACAGGGCACGGTGTTCTTGGGTTGCTCATGAGTGAACCCCACCCTGTGAGGCTCAGCGATCTGCGTCAGCACCTTCGTGCCACAGGTTTCCCCGCCAATCATCCCCAAATGTCGTCATTCCTGGGTGTACCGATCCGTATTCATGGGACAGTTTTCGGCAACCTTTACCTCACTGAGAAGAACGGAGGAGCTGACTTCTCGGTGACGGATGAGCAACTTGTTGTCGCTCTAGCGGCGGCCGCTGGCGTCGCAATCGAAAATTCGCGACTATTTGACGAGGCTACGCGCAGGACGCGGTGGCTCGAAGGCGGTCTCAACGCTGCGCATGAACTCCTCGAGCAGACGGATGATGCCCGCAATGACCTCGAACTTATCGTTCATCACGCCCTTTACGCATCCCACAGTGCTATCACCATGATCCTTCGCGATTTCGGCGCTAACGGCGACATCATTTGTGAAGCTGCGGATGGGATGAAAGCCGGTCAATTTGTTGGACGATCAAGTGCTGACAGCACAGTGCTCGACGGCATGACGGCTGCGTCAAATCCGCTTCGACTGACGTTAGAGGACCTTGATCTTCTACTTCCGGAGATCTCGCAGGGAACGATCGAGACGGCTCTGTGCACGAGACTTGCAGGGACAGAGCAGCGACAGTTTCTCCTCATCGCTCGGGCGAACGGATCCCCCGAGTTCGCTGCCGTCGACCACGAGATGATGCGGTCCTTCACCTCCCACGTGTCCCTGGCCCTTGAATTACTCCGCGTTCACCGGGAGCGCGAACAGGAAGCGGTCTTTGGCGACCGTGATCGTATCGCACGAGACCTGCATGATGTGGTGATACAGCGTCTATTTGCAGCAGGACTCAGCATCCAGAGCCTGCGTAAATTCCTTCCCGACCGGGAGCCTCTGGAGCGGATCACAGCGGTAACTGCCGAACTAGACGCAACAATCAGGGAGCTGCGCGACACCATCTACTCGTTGCGCTCGATTCCGCAAATCACCCCAACCTTCACCTCAAGTATCTTTGCCCTCGTCGCGGATGCCTTCGATGGACACGAACTGGAACCAGTTGTCCATCTCTCGGGCCCGCTCGACGCTGCCATCGATCCGGAGCGAGCTGACCACGTGCGGGCAGTTGTTCTCGAGGCACTATCCAATGCACTCCGTCACGCCTCCGCGCGCGCCATCACCATTATGCTCAAGGCCCTCCCGGATCGGCTCGAGCTGAAAATCACCGACGACGGGCGCGGCTTCAGTCAGATCAGTTCCACAAGCGGCCTATCGAATATGCGGCGCCGCGCTGAACTCTGCGGGGGCACCCTGTCCATCTCAAGCTCCGTCGGGAACGGAACGGTAGTCCTTCTGAAGGTGCCCCTGACCATTTAA
- a CDS encoding universal stress protein gives MDTINGQSKPIVVGYDGSDGSRRAMLWAVRHAVASGLPLVVVHCWVWPYFTQNLGPVTGVEDSGLRREAEKIADEGLELARKTEPNVDVSASLIVGFPSEVLTRISVEASLLVTGTRGLGGFAGLLIGSVSLHLAASASCPIVVVRDDQPEGDVLVAVDGSPESDRSVTTAAQLAKILLVPLRIIHVAPYSWHAADRRGDAANDPVMQQAVNLLPSDTDLAVSQDLFLEPSVPGVIVHQAKTAACVVLGAKGRNTLGARLGSTVHAVLHHAQGNVIVVR, from the coding sequence ATGGACACGATCAACGGTCAGTCAAAACCAATCGTCGTTGGATACGACGGATCGGATGGCTCACGACGCGCCATGCTCTGGGCTGTTCGACATGCGGTAGCTTCAGGTTTGCCTCTCGTTGTCGTCCACTGTTGGGTGTGGCCGTACTTCACCCAGAACCTTGGACCAGTAACGGGCGTCGAGGACAGTGGTTTGCGACGGGAAGCGGAAAAGATCGCTGACGAAGGCCTTGAGCTGGCACGGAAAACTGAGCCGAATGTTGACGTGAGCGCAAGCCTCATCGTTGGTTTTCCCTCCGAAGTGCTGACAAGGATCTCAGTGGAAGCATCCTTACTTGTCACCGGTACCCGCGGTCTCGGAGGGTTTGCTGGATTGCTCATTGGATCGGTGAGTCTCCACCTCGCGGCCAGCGCCTCGTGTCCCATTGTGGTTGTCCGCGACGACCAACCGGAGGGTGACGTCTTGGTCGCCGTCGATGGGTCACCCGAAAGCGACCGATCCGTTACTACCGCTGCCCAGTTGGCTAAGATACTGCTCGTTCCCCTCCGCATCATCCATGTTGCGCCGTACAGCTGGCACGCAGCTGACCGGCGCGGCGATGCCGCGAACGATCCCGTGATGCAACAAGCGGTGAACCTGTTGCCCAGCGATACTGATCTTGCAGTGAGTCAGGACTTGTTCTTAGAGCCGTCAGTGCCTGGCGTCATTGTTCATCAGGCAAAGACTGCCGCCTGCGTGGTTCTTGGGGCCAAAGGACGCAACACGCTGGGTGCCCGGCTCGGATCAACCGTCCACGCAGTCCTGCACCACGCTCAAGGAAACGTCATCGTCGTCCGCTGA
- a CDS encoding DUF6458 family protein encodes MRIGTSIVLIALGAILAFAVADIISFIDLTLVGYILMGVGVLGLIISLLMSAPRRQRRTTESRTVQDPGTGERVTRHETRDDI; translated from the coding sequence ATGAGAATCGGTACTTCCATTGTCTTGATTGCGCTCGGCGCAATTCTCGCATTCGCGGTTGCAGACATAATCAGCTTCATCGACCTCACACTCGTTGGATACATCCTCATGGGTGTAGGTGTCCTTGGCCTCATCATCTCCCTGTTGATGAGCGCACCCCGCCGCCAGCGCCGAACCACTGAGTCTCGTACCGTTCAGGACCCTGGCACCGGCGAGCGCGTCACCCGGCACGAAACCCGCGACGACATCTAG
- a CDS encoding GNAT family N-acetyltransferase, translating into MNEDNTVIRNEERNRYEITVDGDVAGFIDFREGEGYMDFVHTEVKENFSGQGLAGQLTKGAVSDAVSTGAMVKPTCTYVAKWFQKHPEFREYVAD; encoded by the coding sequence ATGAACGAGGACAACACAGTAATCAGGAACGAAGAGCGGAACCGCTATGAGATCACCGTGGATGGGGACGTGGCCGGGTTCATCGATTTCCGTGAGGGCGAGGGGTACATGGATTTTGTGCACACAGAGGTCAAGGAGAACTTTTCCGGTCAGGGATTGGCAGGCCAGTTGACCAAGGGGGCGGTTTCTGACGCCGTCTCGACGGGTGCCATGGTGAAGCCGACGTGTACCTACGTGGCTAAGTGGTTTCAGAAGCATCCAGAGTTCCGGGAGTACGTAGCCGATTAG
- a CDS encoding phosphoenolpyruvate-utilizing N-terminal domain-containing protein, which translates to MEKFAGTGICPGRVVGPVYRMAPAVEAPDEGETWDRSGTSVEAELARLTDAARAVQAELHSRADTAGGDAKALLETTALMAADPMLLQSANAEIVAGVSAERSIWEAGGQVAEMLKGLGGYMARRMPDVLDVRSRIVAELRGQPAAAVPSPGVPFILAATYLAPADAATLDPAIVIGIVTTSGGPQSETAVLARNFGIPTVVGVRGTESLGDGATVYLDGTSGDVIREPGESERMAASLWAGHGRGPVTRSL; encoded by the coding sequence ATGGAGAAGTTTGCGGGAACGGGCATCTGCCCCGGCCGAGTAGTCGGCCCCGTCTACCGCATGGCCCCTGCCGTCGAGGCTCCCGATGAGGGTGAAACTTGGGACCGTTCTGGGACAAGCGTAGAAGCGGAGTTGGCCAGACTGACGGACGCAGCCCGAGCGGTTCAGGCCGAACTGCATTCTCGTGCGGATACAGCAGGTGGTGATGCGAAAGCCCTGCTTGAAACGACAGCGCTCATGGCCGCTGATCCCATGCTGTTGCAGTCAGCCAACGCTGAAATTGTCGCTGGGGTCAGCGCGGAGCGGTCCATCTGGGAGGCCGGCGGTCAAGTCGCTGAGATGCTCAAGGGGCTGGGTGGCTACATGGCTCGACGCATGCCGGATGTCCTGGACGTACGGTCGCGCATTGTGGCGGAGTTGCGTGGCCAACCGGCCGCGGCAGTGCCCTCCCCAGGCGTGCCGTTCATCCTTGCTGCCACCTATCTGGCTCCGGCTGATGCTGCCACCCTTGATCCCGCCATCGTTATCGGCATTGTCACAACGTCCGGTGGGCCACAGTCTGAGACCGCTGTGCTAGCCAGAAATTTTGGCATTCCCACCGTTGTTGGAGTCCGTGGCACCGAGTCGCTGGGCGATGGTGCCACGGTTTACCTGGACGGGACCTCTGGCGACGTCATCCGGGAGCCCGGTGAGTCCGAGCGCATGGCCGCCTCGCTCTGGGCCGGACACGGAAGGGGACCAGTCACCCGTTCGTTGTGA
- a CDS encoding GlsB/YeaQ/YmgE family stress response membrane protein yields MVDFLVFLLLGLVAGAIAKLILPGKQGGGWIATLILGVIGALLGGFIGGMFGSGTEGFNFMSILWAVIGALIVLVVWGFISKRRA; encoded by the coding sequence ATGGTTGATTTTCTGGTCTTTCTTCTGTTGGGGTTGGTGGCCGGTGCCATCGCCAAGTTGATCCTTCCCGGGAAACAGGGCGGCGGATGGATCGCAACTCTGATCCTCGGCGTCATCGGTGCTCTCCTGGGAGGATTCATCGGCGGCATGTTTGGCTCAGGCACAGAAGGCTTCAATTTCATGTCGATCCTGTGGGCCGTTATCGGCGCACTCATCGTTCTGGTTGTTTGGGGTTTCATCTCCAAGCGCCGCGCCTAA
- a CDS encoding DUF445 domain-containing protein translates to MSAPLSTADAVRAAALGRMKFVATSLLAGMAVIFVVAFALEDTYPWLVYVRAAAEGGMVGALADWFAVTALFRHPMGLKIPHTAIIPRRKDQIGASLGSFVEENFLSEAVVEEKVRSLKIAEASGTWFARPVNAERVAREGAAAIRAAFAVLDDQAVQDVLESMFRKHVLSPRWGPPVGRLAERVFDDGHHHRLVDLLVDRAQEWMAANHDAVTELVAERKPHWVPGFVDGLVGERIYNELSKFVRAVQQNPDHQVRCSLDTWLKTLAHDLQHDPSVIAKAEDIKEQLANDPRVSELMARIWTTIKESLLESVSDPDTDLTRNFTAAVRDFGQRLTTDRPLATKVNSWVSDGAGYLVRTYRSDIAGVISETVGRWDGVETSRKIELQVGRDLQFIRINGTVVGAIAGLAIFSLAHAVFG, encoded by the coding sequence GTGAGCGCGCCCTTGTCCACTGCGGACGCCGTCCGCGCTGCTGCCCTTGGTCGTATGAAGTTCGTGGCCACTTCGCTGTTGGCAGGGATGGCGGTAATTTTCGTCGTCGCGTTCGCGCTGGAAGACACGTATCCGTGGCTGGTCTACGTCCGGGCTGCTGCCGAGGGTGGAATGGTGGGTGCTCTGGCGGACTGGTTTGCGGTGACGGCGTTGTTCCGTCACCCCATGGGCCTCAAGATCCCACATACGGCGATCATTCCGCGACGCAAAGACCAGATCGGGGCATCTCTGGGCAGCTTCGTCGAGGAGAACTTTCTGTCCGAGGCGGTGGTCGAGGAAAAAGTCCGATCTCTGAAGATTGCGGAGGCATCCGGGACTTGGTTCGCCCGTCCCGTAAACGCTGAACGCGTGGCCCGTGAGGGCGCGGCCGCCATTCGCGCCGCGTTCGCTGTCCTGGATGACCAGGCTGTTCAGGATGTTCTGGAATCGATGTTCCGGAAGCACGTTCTCAGTCCACGGTGGGGACCTCCTGTGGGCCGTCTTGCCGAACGTGTTTTCGATGACGGCCATCATCACCGGCTGGTGGATCTGCTCGTGGACCGCGCCCAGGAGTGGATGGCCGCAAATCACGACGCCGTCACCGAACTGGTCGCGGAGCGGAAACCCCATTGGGTGCCGGGATTCGTGGACGGCCTGGTGGGTGAGCGCATCTACAACGAGTTGAGTAAATTCGTACGGGCTGTCCAGCAGAATCCAGACCACCAGGTACGGTGCTCGCTCGACACCTGGCTCAAGACGCTGGCGCACGATCTTCAACACGATCCTTCGGTGATCGCGAAGGCTGAGGACATCAAGGAGCAGTTGGCCAACGATCCTCGCGTGTCAGAGCTGATGGCCCGCATCTGGACCACTATCAAGGAGTCGCTACTCGAGTCCGTCAGCGACCCCGACACCGATCTCACCCGAAACTTCACGGCCGCCGTCCGAGACTTTGGTCAGCGCCTCACGACGGACCGTCCGCTCGCGACGAAGGTCAACAGCTGGGTTTCCGACGGCGCCGGCTACCTGGTGCGCACCTACCGGAGCGATATCGCCGGCGTCATCTCGGAAACTGTGGGGAGATGGGACGGCGTTGAAACGTCTAGGAAGATCGAGCTTCAGGTGGGCCGTGACCTGCAGTTCATCCGCATCAACGGCACGGTAGTTGGTGCCATAGCGGGGCTCGCCATCTTCTCACTGGCGCACGCGGTCTTCGGGTAG
- a CDS encoding glycerophosphodiester phosphodiesterase → MKPTIFAHRGASGEYAEHTRAAYVQALAEGADGLECDVHLTGDEVLVCIHDNTLDRTSNGTGDVEDQTLDELRSLDFSSWKGAYIPPELGAPSEQLLTLEELLDLARQAGHPLELAIELKHPSPFGMRLEEEVLGFLTRQGWNAETSVVDNITVHFMGFNPDAAKHLLEYGVPPRFLCQLVADVKPEEVKDEIRFDLITAGAVMTLLRRALKEGENMIRDGAVGVAGPGVDYVRDHPDRVREWITSGRIVRVWTVNEPADVQLMHDVGVQEITTDYPARVRSQLDELSRRPDRQDERAGSPLM, encoded by the coding sequence ATGAAGCCGACGATCTTTGCTCACCGCGGCGCCAGCGGTGAGTACGCGGAACACACCCGCGCCGCCTACGTGCAGGCGCTCGCCGAAGGGGCGGACGGTCTTGAATGTGACGTCCACCTGACCGGCGACGAAGTTCTGGTCTGTATCCATGACAACACCCTTGACCGCACGTCCAATGGGACGGGCGACGTGGAGGACCAAACGCTCGATGAGCTGCGCTCACTGGACTTCAGCTCGTGGAAAGGTGCCTACATCCCGCCCGAGTTGGGTGCGCCGTCGGAACAGTTGCTCACACTGGAAGAGTTGCTGGATCTTGCCCGTCAGGCCGGACATCCGCTGGAGCTCGCCATTGAACTCAAGCATCCAAGCCCCTTCGGGATGCGTCTGGAGGAGGAAGTCCTTGGGTTCCTGACGCGTCAGGGGTGGAACGCGGAAACATCCGTTGTGGACAACATCACCGTCCACTTCATGGGCTTCAACCCTGATGCCGCCAAGCATTTGCTGGAATACGGAGTTCCACCGCGTTTTCTGTGTCAGCTCGTCGCGGATGTGAAGCCGGAGGAGGTCAAGGACGAAATTCGCTTTGACCTCATTACCGCGGGCGCCGTCATGACGCTCTTGCGCCGTGCGCTGAAAGAGGGTGAGAACATGATCCGGGATGGAGCCGTCGGCGTTGCGGGACCCGGCGTGGACTACGTGCGGGATCATCCAGACCGTGTTCGGGAATGGATCACCAGCGGCAGGATTGTGCGCGTGTGGACTGTGAACGAACCGGCCGACGTCCAGCTGATGCACGACGTCGGCGTTCAGGAAATCACCACGGACTACCCAGCCAGAGTGCGGTCGCAACTGGATGAGTTGTCACGCCGCCCAGACCGTCAGGATGAGCGCGCTGGATCACCCCTGATGTGA